GCATGCTTGCCGTCGCTGGTGACGGCGAAGCGCCAGCCGGCGGAGGGGTGCCGACCGATGGCGGCGTCGACGGTGCCGACGATGGGATCCGGCAGGCCTTGGACTAGCGCGTGGTAGGTCTTGTCCACGGTGCGGTCGCGAAACGCCTGCTTGAGGGCGGAGTAAGCGCGTTCACTGGCCGCGACCACCATGACACCCGAGGTGCCGACGTCGAGCCGCTGGACAATGCCCTTGCGTTCCGGCGGACCGGAGGTAGAGACTCGGAAACCAGCAGCGGCCAGCCCGCCAACCACCGTGGGCCCCTCCCACCCGATGGTCGGGTGCGCCGCCACGCCGACGGGCTTGTTGACCGCGATGATGTCGCCGTCGGAGTAGAGGATGTCCATGCCTTCGACCAGTTCCGCGCGCGGAGTCAAAGGCTCCGGGGCGGGAAGGGTGACTTCCAGCCAGGAACCGGCCACGAGGCGGTCGGACTTGGCGGTCGCGACCCCGTCGACGAGCACGTCCTCGCCCGCGATGAGATCCGCCGCGACCGTGCGCGACACGCCGAAGAGCCGGGCTACGGCGGCGTCGACGCGCATGCCGTCGAGCCCTTCCGGGACGGGAAGCTGGCGA
Above is a genomic segment from Corynebacterium uterequi containing:
- a CDS encoding RluA family pseudouridine synthase — protein: MTDIRQLPVPEGLDGMRVDAAVARLFGVSRTVAADLIAGEDVLVDGVATAKSDRLVAGSWLEVTLPAPEPLTPRAELVEGMDILYSDGDIIAVNKPVGVAAHPTIGWEGPTVVGGLAAAGFRVSTSGPPERKGIVQRLDVGTSGVMVVAASERAYSALKQAFRDRTVDKTYHALVQGLPDPIVGTVDAAIGRHPSAGWRFAVTSDGKHAITHYRVIEAFRDVSLIEVHLETGRTHQIRVHMSSIGHPCAGDPMYGSDPKLAKRLGLTRQWLHAVSLGFTHPGTGEYQVIEAPYPDDLRVALETVRG